From a single Pseudoalteromonas nigrifaciens genomic region:
- a CDS encoding SAM-dependent methyltransferase has product MSSLNRGTVRNADDYYITPHWLIEDFLAAFSESNCFRFDPENYPRVLDPSAGGCEKYPMSYPTVLEQEGFRVESWDIREDSRANLTGVNFLNVPSYESRKYDMIITNPPFFQAQAFAEHALEMVEDGGLVIMLQRLNWLGSQKRKPMWQKLPLAAVYVHSKRPGFDPQKPSKTDSTEYAHFVFCKGYELAPELFVI; this is encoded by the coding sequence ATGAGTTCATTAAATCGCGGAACGGTACGCAATGCCGACGACTACTACATAACACCGCATTGGTTAATTGAAGATTTTTTAGCAGCGTTTAGTGAAAGTAATTGCTTTCGCTTTGATCCTGAAAATTATCCACGCGTTCTCGACCCAAGCGCCGGCGGTTGTGAAAAATACCCAATGAGCTACCCAACGGTATTAGAGCAAGAGGGTTTTAGAGTTGAAAGCTGGGATATACGTGAAGACTCACGCGCTAACTTAACAGGCGTTAACTTTTTAAACGTCCCTAGTTATGAATCACGCAAATACGACATGATCATCACCAACCCACCATTCTTCCAAGCGCAAGCGTTTGCCGAGCACGCACTTGAAATGGTTGAAGACGGCGGTTTGGTAATTATGCTGCAACGCTTAAATTGGCTAGGTAGCCAGAAGCGTAAGCCAATGTGGCAAAAACTGCCGTTAGCCGCGGTGTATGTGCATAGCAAGCGCCCAGGCTTTGACCCACAAAAACCAAGTAAAACCGATTCAACCGAATACGCTCACTTTGTATTTTGCAAAGGCTACGAGCTAGCCCCTGAGCTTTTTGTAATTTAA
- a CDS encoding phage major capsid protein, P2 family: MQLNQIAAGFLKTYSTQLAKTFGVEDVTKQFAVTAPMETKLRSALLESVEFLRMISTMPVDQLSGQVVKVGNYGIATGRKAGGRFTSGQDVGGFKYQLTETDSCSALPWALLSAWGNAGNQNEFMKKMNDNATHRFALDMLRVGFNGTSIAATSDPVANPLGEDVNKGWHQIVKEEAADQIVTDPIYFNPDATEALKDGEYKTLDAIVTELKNTLIHPSLRNDPRLVVLVGSDLTATAQTKLMNQADKPSERVAAQQMDKNIGGMRAYTPPFFPGKRIVVTMLSNLHIYTQRGTSHRKSENVEDRKQYEDKYWRNEGYAIEEFEAYAAIDEANMKIGAAPAA, from the coding sequence ATGCAATTAAATCAAATAGCCGCTGGGTTTTTAAAAACATACTCAACGCAACTAGCAAAAACATTCGGTGTTGAAGACGTAACTAAACAGTTTGCAGTAACAGCACCAATGGAAACCAAACTACGTTCCGCGCTTTTAGAGTCGGTCGAGTTCCTGCGCATGATCAGCACTATGCCAGTCGATCAGCTAAGTGGCCAAGTAGTAAAAGTAGGTAACTACGGTATCGCGACAGGTCGCAAAGCCGGTGGGCGTTTTACATCGGGTCAAGACGTTGGCGGCTTTAAATATCAGCTTACAGAAACCGATTCATGTTCAGCGCTTCCATGGGCGCTTTTGTCTGCATGGGGTAATGCCGGCAACCAAAATGAGTTCATGAAAAAAATGAACGACAACGCAACGCACCGCTTTGCACTCGACATGCTGCGCGTTGGTTTTAATGGTACATCAATCGCCGCTACATCAGACCCAGTTGCAAACCCATTGGGCGAAGATGTAAACAAAGGCTGGCATCAAATCGTTAAAGAAGAAGCGGCCGACCAAATAGTAACTGACCCTATTTACTTTAATCCAGACGCAACCGAAGCGCTTAAAGATGGTGAATACAAAACGTTAGATGCCATTGTTACCGAGCTTAAAAATACGCTTATTCACCCATCACTGCGAAACGACCCGCGCCTAGTAGTGCTAGTTGGTAGCGACTTAACGGCCACGGCGCAAACAAAGCTAATGAACCAGGCTGACAAGCCAAGCGAACGTGTGGCCGCTCAGCAAATGGATAAAAACATTGGCGGCATGCGAGCATATACGCCGCCGTTCTTCCCGGGCAAACGCATTGTAGTAACTATGCTAAGCAACTTGCATATTTATACGCAGCGCGGCACATCACACCGTAAGTCTGAAAACGTTGAAGACCGCAAGCAGTATGAAGACAAGTACTGGCGTAACGAAGGCTACGCAATTGAAGAGTTTGAAGCGTATGCAGCAATCGACGAAGCCAACATGAAAATTGGCGCCGCACCAGCAGCTTAA
- a CDS encoding phage portal protein: MDNAELNQNAEQLTDQPHDQQGKQNAPVVFGLPEQVMPDMWLTDYDSLFYNDMDNYWEPPVDRHLLANLPRRNAQHGGIVHSRANMAAGRFMSGGMSAQQVQAGFLNLVQFGDVAILKIRNGFGQVVRLFPLPSYRTRVAGDGGAVVLERNSQVKKYKKRDIIWVRQYDPVQQVYGLADYLGGLQATLLNEDATLFRRKYFLNGAHMGFIMYATDPNLDPDVEDDIKEKIQDSKGVGNFRSLFVNIPNGKEKGLQIIPVGNFESKDEFMNVKNVSAQDILNAHRFPPGLAGIIPANNAGLGDPTKYDAMYFKNETKPLIKLMSDEVARDPEIGSKLQLNFDLEPSA, translated from the coding sequence ATGGACAATGCAGAATTAAACCAAAACGCTGAGCAACTAACAGACCAGCCGCACGATCAGCAAGGTAAGCAAAATGCGCCCGTTGTGTTTGGCTTGCCCGAACAAGTTATGCCCGACATGTGGCTAACCGATTACGACTCACTTTTTTATAACGATATGGATAATTACTGGGAACCGCCAGTTGACCGGCATTTATTAGCTAACTTACCCCGCCGTAATGCGCAGCACGGTGGCATAGTGCACAGCCGTGCAAATATGGCTGCTGGGCGTTTTATGTCTGGCGGTATGAGTGCGCAGCAAGTACAGGCGGGGTTTTTAAATTTGGTGCAATTTGGCGATGTGGCAATTTTAAAAATACGCAATGGATTTGGGCAAGTTGTAAGGTTGTTTCCGCTGCCTAGTTACCGCACGCGTGTTGCTGGTGATGGCGGCGCGGTGGTGCTTGAGCGAAACAGCCAAGTTAAAAAATATAAAAAGCGCGACATTATTTGGGTTCGCCAGTACGACCCAGTGCAGCAAGTGTATGGTTTGGCCGATTACTTAGGCGGTTTGCAGGCTACTTTATTAAATGAAGACGCTACTTTGTTCCGCCGTAAATACTTTTTAAACGGTGCGCACATGGGTTTTATTATGTATGCGACCGACCCGAACTTAGACCCCGACGTTGAAGACGATATAAAAGAAAAAATACAAGACAGTAAGGGCGTGGGTAACTTTCGCTCGTTGTTTGTAAACATACCCAACGGTAAAGAAAAAGGCTTACAAATAATCCCCGTTGGTAATTTTGAAAGTAAAGACGAGTTTATGAACGTTAAAAACGTATCGGCGCAAGATATATTAAACGCCCACCGCTTTCCGCCGGGCTTGGCGGGGATTATTCCGGCTAACAATGCAGGCCTTGGCGACCCGACTAAATATGATGCCATGTATTTTAAAAACGAGACTAAACCGCTTATTAAATTAATGAGTGATGAAGTAGCAAGGGATCCTGAAATTGGCAGTAAGTTACAGCTAAATTTTGATTTAGAGCCCAGCGCGTAA
- a CDS encoding GPO family capsid scaffolding protein yields the protein MAKQTGWVIAATEGATVDGRIISKEWINQMAASYSVDEYTALIWPEHFRSSWGPTEGKNWGQVDEVKAAKKDGKLRLLVKITANDYLLAANKDGQKLFMSIEPNPDYKSEGRCYLQGLAVTDSPASSGTSRLKFSIGDNEADHEYSQLEALTHSDFITTNSEPAKDIPADKQTKALGLFAQLFSLFSTDQQQADQEPTTEEEPMNKEQFDALMGKVEGLDAKVTDLETKFSKPEGEEKTPAKEPKTEEPEGDKPATGVTAEQFSQLMEKMDGFGKKVDGMQTKFNALSQEQNGQEPDPVGGETVDLV from the coding sequence ATGGCAAAGCAAACAGGTTGGGTAATTGCAGCAACAGAAGGCGCAACGGTCGACGGTCGCATTATTTCAAAAGAATGGATTAATCAAATGGCCGCATCGTATTCAGTTGACGAATACACAGCACTTATTTGGCCAGAACATTTCCGCTCAAGCTGGGGCCCAACCGAGGGCAAAAACTGGGGCCAAGTTGACGAAGTAAAAGCCGCTAAAAAAGACGGTAAATTACGCCTGCTTGTAAAAATCACCGCTAACGACTACCTACTAGCTGCCAACAAAGACGGCCAAAAGCTGTTTATGTCTATTGAGCCAAACCCCGACTACAAAAGCGAAGGCCGTTGCTACCTACAAGGTCTTGCCGTTACCGACTCGCCAGCCAGTTCAGGCACCAGCCGCCTAAAATTCTCTATTGGTGACAATGAAGCCGATCACGAATATAGCCAACTTGAAGCGCTAACACACAGTGACTTTATTACCACCAATAGCGAACCAGCTAAAGATATTCCAGCCGACAAGCAAACTAAAGCGCTAGGGCTATTTGCTCAACTATTTAGTTTATTTTCTACCGATCAGCAGCAAGCAGATCAAGAGCCAACCACCGAGGAAGAACCCATGAACAAAGAACAGTTTGATGCCCTAATGGGCAAGGTTGAAGGATTAGATGCCAAGGTGACTGACCTTGAAACTAAATTCAGCAAACCAGAAGGCGAAGAAAAAACGCCAGCCAAAGAGCCAAAAACCGAAGAGCCAGAAGGTGATAAGCCAGCAACAGGCGTAACCGCTGAGCAATTTAGCCAGCTAATGGAAAAAATGGACGGCTTTGGCAAAAAAGTAGACGGCATGCAAACCAAATTTAACGCCCTTAGCCAAGAGCAAAACGGCCAAGAGCCCGACCCAGTAGGCGGCGAAACCGTAGACCTGGTTTAA
- a CDS encoding replication endonuclease — MSMWPIVSFDVVTAVLTMVKAVDDIEHRNFLISGLGRFTAYSQYKMAKQYLAKITPPSNAWYKDEPINPSEQAHIWLYNVLKNAEHRIDVTNLKISVPAKAALKKVHNNNIHNYIVKDIVESKRAPSIQASFVRQTAKNMEFAQKQRDVKKPQPVAAKNLQQADGDQVTKSAMSVIAAIDDAEQVAYVYKCLAGVPKPLQMRVAKRYIDKYTHIKNTGKAKGETQEQYNERLIIASRKNYDFSDKKTANKKQVITVAEVRKQITANDWLRRTITTLQPRLKILEQIVSNMPLPWHILANADKTKKHGNVLAMQTAEMISDLKKEQPTWDATDIHEKVNEFAGQFSIQLKYAVKGVYLTVPDAEVDLLKAQCHKWWSRKLKTIRSRYLEHLEIATGEVGRDLFNSTDKKGNKKTERRGISAYCSKQAVAEYTTNQERGKRYLESLELVNEQSDVISLMKAVEAGVANPENMRNELMLRIRETEELADEMGYTGGFYNITAPSRFHANSPTWDGSTPKDASLYLNKLYSQARAKLDRLEIPYFGIRVAEPHADGCTHWHMLLWMPARYYDQVNHLLRRYFTREDREVFFQRFKNRKALRARYTKARRIWGLNKSKKVYTRAPVKNYFPSSPRYTAIKMLPAQIGKDGKKTGGAAAYVAKYVSKNIDGFALANEYDAETGEKLTQAVNPVKAWASTWGIRQFQFQKSPSITIWRELRRVREEVQGNEQLEQIRQAADKGDFKTFVALMGGFGIGRDARFKPAYQHTEYGNQYAEFTKTLKGVEDTFGLCTLVTRVHTWSKQAIGTAAAENTAVIGGQDANNVSAADLPWTSGNNRTPYSVGHTDALLLNMIGFTSKEIINVKKDLLAGKRVRNNGHIYLIEDGHLVVLDEAAQQKEHRQHAIDYIANSEAQKHAPTNEQTAAKCKNKLSDFSPAQIKELNQGGNVISGNRVYYMQERELHSFEQLNMQAPKSAIKPTPTEKHFAYARELYDLAHMYAELDGRNTPSNTQFNKHTADIIGDLDLARLVLAGEATSISSNDWWALDLMA, encoded by the coding sequence ATGAGCATGTGGCCCATTGTAAGCTTTGATGTTGTAACAGCGGTTTTAACCATGGTTAAAGCCGTTGACGACATTGAACACAGAAATTTTTTAATAAGCGGCCTTGGCCGTTTTACTGCGTACAGCCAATATAAAATGGCTAAGCAATACCTTGCCAAAATTACCCCGCCTAGCAACGCCTGGTATAAAGACGAGCCTATAAACCCAAGTGAGCAAGCCCACATTTGGCTTTATAATGTGCTTAAAAATGCAGAGCACCGCATTGACGTAACCAACTTAAAAATAAGCGTGCCTGCAAAAGCCGCGCTTAAAAAAGTGCATAACAACAACATTCATAATTACATTGTTAAAGACATTGTAGAAAGCAAGCGCGCGCCAAGCATACAAGCTAGCTTTGTGCGCCAAACTGCAAAAAACATGGAGTTTGCACAAAAGCAGCGCGACGTAAAAAAGCCCCAACCTGTAGCAGCAAAGAATTTACAACAAGCGGATGGCGATCAGGTTACTAAATCTGCCATGTCGGTTATTGCTGCTATTGATGATGCAGAGCAGGTTGCTTATGTTTATAAGTGCCTAGCTGGCGTGCCCAAGCCGTTACAAATGCGTGTTGCTAAGCGTTATATTGATAAATACACCCACATTAAAAATACGGGCAAAGCCAAAGGCGAAACGCAAGAGCAATACAACGAAAGGCTAATAATTGCGAGCCGTAAAAACTACGACTTTAGCGATAAAAAAACAGCGAATAAAAAGCAAGTAATTACAGTAGCCGAAGTGCGCAAGCAAATTACCGCAAACGACTGGTTGCGCCGCACAATTACAACACTACAACCACGCCTAAAAATACTTGAGCAAATTGTTAGCAATATGCCATTGCCATGGCACATTTTAGCCAATGCCGATAAAACCAAAAAGCACGGCAATGTGCTGGCTATGCAAACGGCTGAAATGATATCTGACCTAAAAAAAGAGCAGCCAACATGGGATGCAACCGACATACACGAAAAAGTAAACGAGTTTGCAGGTCAATTTAGTATCCAACTTAAATATGCAGTTAAGGGCGTTTACTTAACCGTGCCGGATGCCGAAGTAGACCTTTTAAAAGCGCAGTGCCACAAATGGTGGTCGCGCAAGCTTAAAACTATTCGCAGCCGCTACCTAGAGCACCTAGAAATTGCAACGGGCGAAGTGGGCCGCGATTTATTTAATAGCACAGATAAAAAAGGTAATAAAAAAACAGAGCGCCGCGGTATTAGCGCCTATTGCTCAAAACAAGCAGTGGCCGAATACACCACCAACCAAGAGCGCGGCAAACGTTACCTAGAAAGCTTAGAATTAGTAAACGAGCAAAGCGATGTTATATCGCTAATGAAAGCGGTTGAGGCAGGCGTTGCCAACCCCGAAAACATGCGTAACGAGTTAATGCTACGCATTCGCGAAACCGAAGAATTAGCCGACGAAATGGGTTATACGGGCGGTTTTTATAACATTACTGCGCCTAGCCGTTTTCATGCAAACTCGCCTACGTGGGATGGGTCAACCCCAAAAGACGCTAGCCTGTATTTAAATAAGCTGTATTCGCAAGCGCGCGCTAAATTAGACCGCCTTGAAATACCGTATTTTGGTATACGGGTAGCAGAACCGCACGCCGACGGTTGCACACACTGGCACATGCTTTTGTGGATGCCAGCGCGTTACTACGACCAAGTTAATCATTTATTGCGCCGTTATTTTACCCGCGAAGACCGCGAGGTGTTTTTTCAGCGCTTTAAAAACCGCAAAGCATTACGCGCACGCTACACAAAGGCGCGCCGTATTTGGGGTTTAAATAAATCTAAAAAGGTGTACACCCGTGCACCGGTTAAAAACTACTTTCCGAGCAGCCCACGCTATACCGCTATAAAAATGCTACCTGCGCAAATTGGCAAAGATGGTAAAAAAACAGGCGGCGCAGCGGCTTATGTTGCTAAGTACGTAAGTAAGAATATTGATGGTTTTGCATTGGCAAACGAGTACGACGCAGAGACAGGAGAAAAACTAACCCAAGCAGTTAACCCGGTTAAAGCATGGGCTAGCACATGGGGCATTAGGCAATTTCAGTTTCAAAAGTCGCCATCTATTACCATTTGGCGCGAACTGCGCCGAGTGCGCGAAGAGGTGCAAGGTAACGAGCAGTTAGAGCAAATACGCCAAGCGGCCGACAAGGGCGACTTTAAAACCTTTGTTGCGCTAATGGGTGGCTTTGGCATTGGCCGCGATGCGCGCTTTAAGCCCGCTTATCAGCATACCGAGTACGGCAATCAATACGCAGAATTTACTAAAACTCTAAAGGGCGTTGAAGACACCTTTGGCCTTTGCACGCTTGTTACTCGCGTTCATACCTGGTCTAAGCAAGCTATAGGCACAGCAGCAGCAGAAAACACCGCCGTTATTGGTGGGCAGGATGCCAACAACGTCAGCGCAGCTGACCTACCTTGGACTAGTGGGAATAATCGTACGCCTTACTCAGTAGGGCATACAGACGCATTATTGCTAAATATGATCGGTTTTACTTCAAAAGAGATCATTAACGTTAAAAAGGATCTGTTAGCGGGTAAGCGGGTTAGAAATAACGGCCATATTTACTTAATTGAAGACGGCCATTTAGTGGTACTGGATGAAGCGGCGCAGCAAAAAGAGCATCGCCAACACGCTATTGACTATATAGCCAACAGCGAAGCGCAAAAACACGCCCCAACTAACGAGCAAACCGCCGCTAAATGTAAAAACAAGCTTAGCGACTTTAGCCCTGCGCAAATAAAAGAGCTAAACCAAGGCGGCAACGTGATCAGCGGCAACCGTGTTTACTACATGCAAGAGCGCGAGCTACACAGCTTTGAGCAACTAAACATGCAAGCGCCAAAATCGGCTATTAAACCAACCCCAACCGAAAAACATTTTGCATACGCTCGCGAGCTTTACGACCTAGCGCACATGTATGCAGAGCTTGACGGGCGTAACACCCCATCAAATACCCAATTTAATAAACACACGGCCGACATTATCGGCGACTTAGATTTAGCTAGATTAGTTCTAGCAGGCGAAGCCACATCAATCAGCAGTAATGATTGGTGGGCACTAGACTTAATGGCGTAG
- a CDS encoding ogr/Delta-like zinc finger family protein encodes MARVTCPNCEAKATITSRETQSAHVVNLYCSCTNTRECGATFRITQSFDHFLNPPVQSTQQLAAALIKSLPREQQLELVGL; translated from the coding sequence ATGGCGCGGGTTACTTGTCCAAATTGCGAAGCTAAAGCTACGATTACATCGCGTGAAACGCAAAGCGCTCACGTAGTAAATTTATATTGTTCGTGTACTAATACTCGTGAATGCGGGGCGACGTTTCGTATTACCCAATCGTTCGATCACTTCTTAAACCCTCCGGTACAAAGCACGCAACAATTAGCAGCGGCGCTTATTAAAAGCCTACCTCGCGAACAGCAATTAGAGCTGGTTGGCCTTTAA
- a CDS encoding terminase large subunit domain-containing protein — protein sequence MAYSSEIREAAKRLYLRHHTPDEIRAELALPNNRVIYYWADKYNWRDMLREEDVDEAIARRILILTDVSDKTGNQIKELDMLIEKHVKLKKQRVQQEKAAQAEQPHGTNQPSNKNNKSSGSDSKKSKGRKRKNDVSHLTEDDFGTWFDSLFEYQKTMHDNLHQRIRNILKSRQIGATYYFAGEAFKDAVLTGDPQIFLSASRSQAEVFRSYIIAIAHEFFEIELTGNPITLHTKHGDAELRFLSTNSKTAQSYHGHVYVDEYFWIGKFNELNKLASAMATHKKWRKTYFSTPSTKAHPAYTFWTGDHWRQGRAEREEIEFPTFVELRDNGRLCPDKQWRYVVTIEDALRGGCELFDIEELRDEYNADDFNNLFMCIFVDDADSIFKFSDLEKAMVDATRWQDHKPNAVQPFGNREVWLGYDPSRTRDNAALVVVAPPEKAGEKFRILEKHYWRGMNFSHHVSEIQKIYAKYRVTYIGVDTTGIGAGVFDSISTLYPREATAIHYSVSSKTRLVLKMIDLIEGGRLEWDAQHKDIAMSCLSIRRTSTDSGGAITFKASRDNTIGHADVFFAISHAVINEPLNHAHKRKSRWTMQN from the coding sequence ATGGCCTACTCTTCTGAAATTCGCGAAGCCGCTAAGCGGCTTTATTTGCGCCACCACACGCCCGACGAAATACGCGCGGAACTGGCGTTACCAAACAACCGTGTAATTTACTATTGGGCCGATAAATACAATTGGCGCGATATGCTGCGCGAAGAAGACGTAGATGAAGCGATTGCACGGCGCATTTTAATACTTACCGATGTTAGCGATAAAACAGGCAACCAAATAAAAGAGCTCGACATGCTGATAGAAAAGCACGTTAAGCTTAAAAAACAACGCGTGCAGCAAGAAAAAGCAGCACAAGCCGAACAACCCCATGGCACCAACCAGCCAAGCAATAAAAATAATAAAAGCAGCGGTAGCGACAGTAAAAAAAGCAAAGGCCGTAAGCGTAAAAACGATGTTAGCCATTTAACTGAGGATGACTTTGGTACTTGGTTCGACTCGCTGTTTGAATACCAAAAAACGATGCACGACAACTTGCATCAACGCATTCGTAATATTTTAAAAAGCCGCCAAATTGGGGCAACTTACTATTTTGCGGGTGAAGCGTTTAAAGATGCGGTTTTAACGGGCGACCCACAAATATTTTTGTCGGCTAGCCGCTCACAAGCTGAGGTGTTTCGCAGTTATATAATTGCTATTGCGCATGAATTTTTTGAAATAGAGCTAACCGGTAACCCAATTACTTTGCACACTAAACATGGTGATGCTGAGCTGCGGTTTTTAAGTACAAATAGTAAAACGGCGCAAAGTTACCACGGCCATGTGTATGTAGATGAGTATTTTTGGATTGGTAAGTTTAACGAGCTAAACAAGCTTGCCAGTGCTATGGCCACGCACAAAAAGTGGCGTAAAACGTATTTTTCGACCCCTTCTACTAAAGCCCACCCTGCGTATACATTTTGGACTGGTGATCATTGGCGACAAGGCCGCGCTGAGCGCGAAGAAATTGAGTTCCCTACCTTTGTAGAATTACGCGATAACGGCAGGCTGTGCCCCGATAAACAATGGCGCTATGTAGTTACCATTGAAGATGCCTTGCGCGGTGGTTGTGAGCTGTTCGACATTGAAGAACTGCGCGACGAATACAACGCCGATGATTTTAATAACCTGTTTATGTGCATATTTGTGGACGATGCCGACAGTATATTTAAATTTAGCGACCTTGAAAAAGCCATGGTGGACGCCACCCGCTGGCAAGATCACAAACCCAATGCGGTACAGCCATTTGGTAACCGCGAGGTGTGGTTAGGTTACGACCCATCACGCACCCGCGATAACGCTGCATTAGTGGTGGTTGCCCCGCCCGAAAAAGCCGGTGAAAAATTTAGAATACTCGAAAAGCACTATTGGCGCGGTATGAACTTTTCGCACCACGTTAGCGAAATTCAAAAAATATATGCTAAATACCGCGTTACCTACATTGGTGTAGATACAACAGGCATTGGCGCGGGGGTGTTTGACTCTATAAGCACGTTATACCCGCGCGAAGCCACGGCTATACATTACAGCGTAAGCAGCAAAACCCGCTTAGTACTTAAAATGATTGACCTTATCGAGGGCGGCCGTTTGGAGTGGGACGCCCAACATAAAGACATTGCTATGAGCTGCCTTTCAATACGCCGCACCAGTACCGACTCGGGCGGTGCCATAACGTTTAAAGCGAGCCGCGATAACACCATAGGTCATGCAGACGTATTTTTTGCTATTAGCCACGCTGTTATTAACGAACCACTTAACCACGCACATAAGAGAAAATCACGATGGACAATGCAGAATTAA
- a CDS encoding DNA adenine methylase produces MTNQSEHESYLGAKGGSGVYQAIINVMAPHELYGELFLGTGVIFKKKAPAKYNVVIDKSQTMLDKFNYVVPENKICGCAIEYLESFKPFCKTQLYLDPPYMPETRTSNARYEHEMTEADHQRLLTAAKKHNPDKVKIIISGYSNPLYNEMLKDWWRKDFQSMTRGGVRTETIWLNYKPGDVHYHTFAGENFTDRQRIKRKAERWAKNFEALPPGERQTILAALLSVE; encoded by the coding sequence ATGACAAACCAATCTGAACACGAAAGTTACTTAGGCGCTAAAGGTGGAAGTGGTGTTTACCAAGCAATTATTAACGTAATGGCCCCGCATGAACTTTACGGCGAATTGTTTTTAGGTACTGGCGTTATATTTAAAAAGAAAGCGCCGGCTAAATACAACGTGGTAATTGATAAATCACAAACCATGCTAGACAAGTTTAACTATGTGGTACCAGAAAATAAAATATGCGGGTGTGCAATCGAGTATTTAGAGAGTTTTAAACCATTTTGCAAAACCCAGCTTTATCTTGATCCGCCATACATGCCAGAAACCCGCACCAGTAATGCACGTTATGAACACGAAATGACAGAGGCCGATCACCAGCGCTTATTAACAGCAGCAAAAAAGCATAACCCTGATAAAGTTAAAATTATAATATCCGGTTACAGCAATCCGCTATATAACGAAATGCTAAAAGATTGGTGGCGCAAAGACTTTCAATCCATGACACGCGGCGGCGTTCGTACCGAAACTATTTGGCTGAACTATAAGCCAGGCGATGTGCATTACCACACGTTTGCAGGTGAGAACTTTACAGACAGGCAACGTATTAAGCGAAAAGCCGAGCGTTGGGCAAAAAACTTTGAAGCGTTACCGCCAGGCGAACGGCAAACAATACTCGCCGCACTATTATCAGTTGAATGA